A region of Anolis sagrei isolate rAnoSag1 chromosome 2, rAnoSag1.mat, whole genome shotgun sequence DNA encodes the following proteins:
- the KBTBD8 gene encoding kelch repeat and BTB domain-containing protein 8 isoform X1 has translation MLHAKFISFISPEQSKFSQTLNVTPSSSPPASGGMDPSHACSILQQLKTMYDEGQLIDIVVQVDHGKTFSCHRNVLAAISPYFRSMFTSGLTESTQKEVRIVGVEAESMHLVLNYAYTSRVTLTEANVQALFTAASIFQIPSIQDQCAKYMISHLDPQNSIGVFIFADHYGHQELKVRSQDYIRKKFLCVTKEQEFLQLRKDQLISILDSNDLNVDKEEHVYESIIRWFEHEPNKREAHLPEIFAKCIRMPLLDEAFIEQIPPMFAQTIAQNCVQEEQSSANGYTQRLGMTASEMIICFDAAHKHSGKKQTVPCLDSDTGRVFKLCKPPNDLREVGILVSPDNDIYIAGGYRPSSSEVSIDHRAESDFWMYDHSGNRWIPKAPLLRARIGCKLVHCCGKLYAIGGRVYEGDGRNSLKSVECYDSRENCWTAVCPMPVAMEFHNAVEYKENIYVLQGEFFLCYDPQKDYWGFLTPMTVPRIQGLAAVYNNSIYYIAGTCGNHQRMFTVEAYDIELNKWTQKKDFPCDQSINPYIKLVVLKNKLHLFVRATQVTVEEHVFRTSRKNSLYQYDEVTDQWHKVYETPDKLWDLGRHFECAVAKLYPQCLQKVI, from the exons ATGTTGCATGCTaagtttatttcatttatttcaccaGAACAAAGCAAGTTTTCACAAACATTGAACGTAACTCCTTCCTCAAGCCCCCCAGCCAGTGGTGGAATGGATCCTTCCCATGCTTGCAGCATTCTCCAGCAGCTCAAAACTATGTATGATGAAGGGCAGCTAATAGATATTGTTGTGCAAGTGGAtcatgggaaaaccttttcctGTCATCGGAACGTTCTTGCTGCAATCAGTCCTTATTTCAG ATCAATGTTCACTAGTGGCCTTACTGAGAGTACCCAGAAGGAAGTTCGGATAGTTGGTGTTGAAGCAGAGTCCATGCATTTAGTACTGAACTATGCATATACCTCCAGAGTAACACTGACAGAGGCCAATGTCCAAGCTTTGTTCACTGCAGCTAGTATCTTCCAGATTCCTTCTATCCAAGACCAGTGTGCTAAATACATGATCAGTCATTTGGACCCGCAGAACTCAATAGGCGTGTTTATCTTTGCTGATCACTATGGGCATCAGGAACTAAAAGTCAGATCCCAAGACTACATTCGGAAAAAGTTTCTGTGTGTCACCAAAGAGCAGGAGTTTCTTCAGCTGAGGAAAGACCAACTCATAAGCATCCTGGACAGCAATGACTTGAACGTCGACAAGGAAGAGCATGTCTATGAAAGCATCATAAGATGGTTTGAACATGAACCCAACAAAAGAGAAGCTCATTTGCCAGAAATTTTTGCCAAATGCATCCGCATGCCCCTGTTAGATGAAGCATTCATAGAACAAATTCCCCCAATGTTTGCACAGACTATAGCCCAAAACTGTGTACAGGAAGAACAAAGTAGTGCCAACGGCTATACCCAGCGGCTTGGGATGACTGCTTCGGAAATGATCATCTGCTTCGATGCTGCCCACAAACACTCAGGAAAGAAGCAAACAGTGCCTTGTTTAGATTCTGACACAGGGAGAGTCTTCAAACTATGCAAGCCACCCAATGATTTGCGAGAAGTGGGGATCCTTGTTTCACCCGATAATGACATTTACATTGCTGGAGGGTACAGGCCAAGCAGTAGCGAGGTCTCCATAGACCATAGAGCAGAAAGTGACTTCTGGATGTATGATCATTCGGGCAATAGATGGATCCCTAAGGCTCCACTGCTTCGTGCCAGGATAGGCTGCAAACTTGTTCATTGCTGTGGTAAACTGTATGCAATAGGAGGCCGGGTTTATGAAGGAGATGGACGCAACTCACTGAAATCAGTGGAGTGTTATGACAGCCGAGAGAACTGCTGGACAGCTGTCTGTCCAATGCCTGTAGCGATGGAGTTTCATAATGCTGTGGAATACAAAGAGAATATCTATGTTTTACAGG gAGAATTTTTCCTCTGCTATGACCCTCAAAAGGATTACTGGGGTTTCTTGACTCCTATGACTGTGCCTAGGATCCAGGGTTTGGCAGCTGTCTACAACAACTCCATCTACTACATTGCTGGAACCTGTGGAAACCATCAGCGTATGTTTACCGTAGAGGCCTATGACATTGAACTGAACAAGTGGACTCAGAAGAAAGACTTCCCATGTGACCAGTCCATTAATCCATACATTAAACTTGTTGTCCTCAAAAATAAGCTGCATTTGTTTGTTCGAGCCACTCAAGTCACTGTTGAAGAACACGTCTTTAGGACCAGCAGGAAGAATTCGCTTTATCAGTACGACGAAGTTACTGACCAGTGGCATAAAGTGTACGAAACCCCAGATAAGCTCTGGGATCTTGGACGTCATTTTGAATGTGCTGTTGCTAAATTGTATCCACAGtgtcttcagaaagttatttGA
- the KBTBD8 gene encoding kelch repeat and BTB domain-containing protein 8 isoform X2 has protein sequence MDPSHACSILQQLKTMYDEGQLIDIVVQVDHGKTFSCHRNVLAAISPYFRSMFTSGLTESTQKEVRIVGVEAESMHLVLNYAYTSRVTLTEANVQALFTAASIFQIPSIQDQCAKYMISHLDPQNSIGVFIFADHYGHQELKVRSQDYIRKKFLCVTKEQEFLQLRKDQLISILDSNDLNVDKEEHVYESIIRWFEHEPNKREAHLPEIFAKCIRMPLLDEAFIEQIPPMFAQTIAQNCVQEEQSSANGYTQRLGMTASEMIICFDAAHKHSGKKQTVPCLDSDTGRVFKLCKPPNDLREVGILVSPDNDIYIAGGYRPSSSEVSIDHRAESDFWMYDHSGNRWIPKAPLLRARIGCKLVHCCGKLYAIGGRVYEGDGRNSLKSVECYDSRENCWTAVCPMPVAMEFHNAVEYKENIYVLQGEFFLCYDPQKDYWGFLTPMTVPRIQGLAAVYNNSIYYIAGTCGNHQRMFTVEAYDIELNKWTQKKDFPCDQSINPYIKLVVLKNKLHLFVRATQVTVEEHVFRTSRKNSLYQYDEVTDQWHKVYETPDKLWDLGRHFECAVAKLYPQCLQKVI, from the exons ATGGATCCTTCCCATGCTTGCAGCATTCTCCAGCAGCTCAAAACTATGTATGATGAAGGGCAGCTAATAGATATTGTTGTGCAAGTGGAtcatgggaaaaccttttcctGTCATCGGAACGTTCTTGCTGCAATCAGTCCTTATTTCAG ATCAATGTTCACTAGTGGCCTTACTGAGAGTACCCAGAAGGAAGTTCGGATAGTTGGTGTTGAAGCAGAGTCCATGCATTTAGTACTGAACTATGCATATACCTCCAGAGTAACACTGACAGAGGCCAATGTCCAAGCTTTGTTCACTGCAGCTAGTATCTTCCAGATTCCTTCTATCCAAGACCAGTGTGCTAAATACATGATCAGTCATTTGGACCCGCAGAACTCAATAGGCGTGTTTATCTTTGCTGATCACTATGGGCATCAGGAACTAAAAGTCAGATCCCAAGACTACATTCGGAAAAAGTTTCTGTGTGTCACCAAAGAGCAGGAGTTTCTTCAGCTGAGGAAAGACCAACTCATAAGCATCCTGGACAGCAATGACTTGAACGTCGACAAGGAAGAGCATGTCTATGAAAGCATCATAAGATGGTTTGAACATGAACCCAACAAAAGAGAAGCTCATTTGCCAGAAATTTTTGCCAAATGCATCCGCATGCCCCTGTTAGATGAAGCATTCATAGAACAAATTCCCCCAATGTTTGCACAGACTATAGCCCAAAACTGTGTACAGGAAGAACAAAGTAGTGCCAACGGCTATACCCAGCGGCTTGGGATGACTGCTTCGGAAATGATCATCTGCTTCGATGCTGCCCACAAACACTCAGGAAAGAAGCAAACAGTGCCTTGTTTAGATTCTGACACAGGGAGAGTCTTCAAACTATGCAAGCCACCCAATGATTTGCGAGAAGTGGGGATCCTTGTTTCACCCGATAATGACATTTACATTGCTGGAGGGTACAGGCCAAGCAGTAGCGAGGTCTCCATAGACCATAGAGCAGAAAGTGACTTCTGGATGTATGATCATTCGGGCAATAGATGGATCCCTAAGGCTCCACTGCTTCGTGCCAGGATAGGCTGCAAACTTGTTCATTGCTGTGGTAAACTGTATGCAATAGGAGGCCGGGTTTATGAAGGAGATGGACGCAACTCACTGAAATCAGTGGAGTGTTATGACAGCCGAGAGAACTGCTGGACAGCTGTCTGTCCAATGCCTGTAGCGATGGAGTTTCATAATGCTGTGGAATACAAAGAGAATATCTATGTTTTACAGG gAGAATTTTTCCTCTGCTATGACCCTCAAAAGGATTACTGGGGTTTCTTGACTCCTATGACTGTGCCTAGGATCCAGGGTTTGGCAGCTGTCTACAACAACTCCATCTACTACATTGCTGGAACCTGTGGAAACCATCAGCGTATGTTTACCGTAGAGGCCTATGACATTGAACTGAACAAGTGGACTCAGAAGAAAGACTTCCCATGTGACCAGTCCATTAATCCATACATTAAACTTGTTGTCCTCAAAAATAAGCTGCATTTGTTTGTTCGAGCCACTCAAGTCACTGTTGAAGAACACGTCTTTAGGACCAGCAGGAAGAATTCGCTTTATCAGTACGACGAAGTTACTGACCAGTGGCATAAAGTGTACGAAACCCCAGATAAGCTCTGGGATCTTGGACGTCATTTTGAATGTGCTGTTGCTAAATTGTATCCACAGtgtcttcagaaagttatttGA